The genomic segment ATAttacaaaaatgtatagtttggactatctgtgactgaatattatggagttatgtggtaaaaacaacaaaaatggcgacaaaggtcagtttcagtttgtacaggggtcaaatgttaaagttgctccaatgttgctaaaaagtgaagcaaattattggttgagctaataggattaatacatggaatagtttcgacagtgttgaatgtttggtctccaaagtaaaggtcaaacaaggtcaatgtccattgtggCATATGTTACaccgtaatgtgataactaagcatgatacatggtccaaactattcctttttaaaacccttttCACtcgactaataatttgcatcactttttaccaaaattggagcaactttaacttttgacccctgtacaaattgaaactgacctttgtcaccatttttgttgtttttataacTCCATAGATttcagtcacagataatccaaactatacctttttggaatctttatgatcaggcaaatatttttcaatattattggagcatcttttcattatgactcctgtgtaattcttcaattgacccctacctgactgccgattgaaaattcaaatggcagatcagttttttcaaaagaggaatgtctaaggagtatttgtgccgaatctgatgcttgtatcaggattctgctctaaatattctcttatctgctgcactaatttgTGCGCAGCTGGTTGCAGCACCCTAGACTGGTAGTCGATTTGGGCCTGAGATGGAAGTGATTCATAAATTTGCTGTGTTGCTCTTCAGCTGCATGCAGGTCCTCTTTCGAAGCTGCTCTGGTGCGCAGAGAGCTTTGACACATCTGGATGAACCTCGGACAGGGAAACGTCCAATAGGCTGCAGCCTGTCTGCAGCCAGCGGCTTCAGCGGGCGAGGCTGCGGCATCCTCCACCAGCAGCCAATGAGAAGACACCATTCATCTCCTTGACAGCCAACCCGAATAACCGCAAGTGCCCGCATcgaggtacccccccccccccccccccccagccccctCTCTACCTCTCTTCGTTTGGGTATAAGATGCTTGGCTATTTTTGGAACTCATAGTGGCCATTTTTGTCTCCATCTCCCGGTGTTTCCGGCCTTTTTGTTGGTGTTTATGTTTCATTTTTCAGCCCATCGCCGTGGAAACGGAAGCATTAATCGCCGTGGTCGTGGAGATTGTTTTTTTCTCATTCCTCAATGGAAGACATTTTCCTTCTCGCTGCGAACCGAGGAGCGAGACACGTTTCGCAGCTGCTCGGCATCACCGTCCCCATCAGCGAGCGAGACACTGATTTAGAAATGAAGGTTTGAAACGGGCGGAAGGCCGCTCTGATTTTCAGGACCCGGGACAGCTCCGACGGCGAGGTCGAAGCCTGGTTTCTACATGGATTCGACGAGAAGAATCGATTAATCAGAAGGTCAGAAAACGGAGAACAGGCCGTCCGCGCGTcctcagagcgcacacagcatccACACGAAAGCGCAGTTTGGCATCGATGTTTgttacatgcaaaaaaaaaaaaaacctaaccgAACAAGCGCTGATCAAAACTACGCTCTCGTATCGTCTTCACGTGTCTCTGATGTTCCTACATTCCTCCGTGTGCTGCAGGAGGAGGCTCTTTTCGAGGCTTCCATTTTGACGCTAAGATGGATGCTGGCGCACATTTCCTTCGCCTGTCTCTGTGGCCTGAATCTCATCTCTTGCATAATAATGATACACTTTACGCTCATGTGCTGAAACATCTGCATGCAGAAGGAGTGAAATCAGCCATAGGATTTGACCGAAAGAGAGAAATCTCCGTTAACGAGACAAGAATTCGATTTGCGGGCGATGATATCTTTTTTTTATTACCTGATCCAAGATTCCCGTTTTCTGTGACACAGAATCTTGCAGATATATTATACTTttccttaaaataaataaataaataatctgtgtgTCCCACATGTGAAGGAATTCAataaggaaacacacacacacacacacacacacacacacacacacactttgatttACGGCAAATTATGTTATAATGGTCTTTGAGAGAAACTTTTCAAagtgtttctttttttcaaaaaaagTGTTCATAAGGGGTTTATTTCTGCGATTTAATGGGTAATACTGTGCAAAATCCCTTGTTATACTCTATAAATGCTTCAAGGGATTAGTATGTGCAGgttaaactgaaaaatgctttcaGCGAATGGTATATATAGTTTTAAAAAGTTGGACAGAGATTgacaaaggtttcaaaataatctGTTTGATAACTGGAATTGCATCATGAAATTTATTCTGACTTCAGTGAAATATAAAAAATAACATAAGGTTACAATTAAggcaacaatttgcatagatactTCTGAGTGTGGAGGTAAAATAAAGAAGTAAGaataatttaaattaaataaGTTGGCAAATTAATAGtaacaaaactgtttaattatttttgttccaCTTAATTAACTTTGGAGAGAACAAGGCAAATCAAATGTACTAAACCACTTCATGAAATGCTGTATAAAACTTGAGGTACTCAGTAATAGGTGAGTTGGAATTACTTCAAAAAGATCCATGCAAATTGTgaccttattttttattttatttttttttatgtttagcagtgtagtctgttttttttaacttaacaTTTAACCTTTATAAATACACCAAAAAATAGCTCATTGAATGTACTCAAATTAATTTTGAGCAGAATTTCTATCCATTCACAAGCCTATAACTGTGCATGTAGAAACTACCCTGTTATAAGTAAAATTGTGGCCTGGAACAAATCAGTTGGATCTCCTGTGACATATATCACAACAGTGTGTGGCTTGACTACTGATTTCTGTCTAGCATATCTCACTGAGCCAGTCTTCTCTttttgcaacacacacacacacacacacacacacacacacacacacacacacacacacacacacacacacacacacacacacacacacacacacacacacacacacacacacacacacacagcctgtaGGATTTTGATGGATAAACCCATTTCTGAAGGGAATTGGTTTACTGGCATGTGTCAGCTCCttcccatttaaagcaacaggcacagaatCAGGTCAGAGACCTTAAAAAGACGGTTTCAACAATGCAGTACTTCAGTGTTTGCAATTGTGTTTGGCTGTAAGCTAAAAATATTTGTAAGGCATCTGATGCCCTGTGATATTTTGTTGAAACAgtgtacaatatgacccctttaaaaataaatcattaaaTTTACATGGAGTTGAcatatagcaataataataataacaacaacaataatgataatgtaTATTTAGCATTAGCTACACTGTAATGTCTAGGTTTGAACTCCTTTCCAAAAAAAATGCAACTTGTTAGATTGACCATGTTTATCTaaagttttgttattttttacagGTTGGACGTGCTTCAGAAGCAAGGAACTTTGCTTCTTCCAAAGCTCTTTCTTTCCCTACCGCTCCCTCTTAGCAAACCCTCCCTGAGCATCATGGGTACAGTTTTGTCACTATCCCCCAGCTACCGCAAGGCAGTACTGTTTGAAGACAGCTCAGCCACGGTTGGCCACTACACAGCCGTCCAGAACAGTAAGAATGCAAAGGATGCTGCAGCTGCAGCTGCAAAGTCCCTCAAACGCCCCTCCATCATTAGCGTTTTGCCCTGGAAACGCATTGTGGCCGTATCAGCAAAGAGGAAGGGCTCCAAGAAGCTTCCATCAGATGGTGGGGATGGAGGGAAGGGAAGTTCTCCGGATGACCACACTGCTGCTTCCGCTAACTCAGCCTCCAACAGCCTGAGGTTGAAGAAGTCTCAGTCCTGTGCTAATGTTTCATCTTACTCATCCAGCCAGGAACCCTCagccaccaccaccactaccactACCTCCTCCCACCTGCCAACTTCTAAGACCTTGGCCAGCGTAGTTTCAGTTGCTGCCAAAAAGAACTCCCTCACAGGCTCCGGCATCCAGTCCTCCACTGCCGCTGGCACACCAAAACGAGTCATCGTCCAGGTAACATGGGGATGGTTTCATGTTTGGTCATATTCTTTTAAAAGTGTCACACTGTAATGATCATGGAGTATGAATATGTGGAAGTTCCCCCCCCACCCACCTAATTCTTCCCATAGTGCATAATATCATAAATGATTTAAGGAATCTGAAGGAATTTCAGTACGTAAAGTTCAGTACACAAGCCAAATAACACCCCTTGCTCTGATCCCTCAGATAGAactgcatcaagaactgtcattcatcaatagctgatataacaacATGAGCAACTGATtattttgggaaacctttgtcaaacacTACAATACagggttaccccccccccccccccccccacacacacacacacacaaacacacacacacacacacacacacaccctggttGGATTTTGCTAGTCTCAATTAATGAGTGTTTTGCAAATAAAGTTTTTCCAAAAACCTACTTTTCTTCTCTACTTTTCCTCTCTTCTTTCTTTCATACTTTAAATCCAGGCCTCCACTAGCGAACTGATGCGCAGCCTCGGTGAATTCTTGTGCCGTCGGTGTTACCGACTGAAGCGTTTATCACCGACTGATCCAGTGCTGTGGCTGCGCAGTGTAGATCGTTCCCTCCTACTACAGGGCTGGCAGGATCAGGGCTTCATCACTCCGGCCAACGTGGTCTTCCTCTACATGCTGTGCCGCGATGTGGTGTCCGCCGAGGTTGCCTCAGAGCGCGAGCTGCAGGCCTCGCTGCTCACCTGCCTCTACCTGTCCTACTCCTACATGGGCAATGAGATATCCTATCCGCTGAAGCCCTTCCTGGTTGAGGCGGAGAAGGATGCCTTCTGGGACCGTTGTCTGGAGATCATCAACCGCATGAGTGGAAAAATGCTCCAAATCAACACTGACCCCCACTTCTTTACCCAGGTGTTTGCTGATCTAAAAAATGAGAGCAAGAAAGAGGAGGAGAAGACCAAACTCCTCATAGGCCTTGATCGATAAGTTGGGCTCAGGAGCGGAGaaggagaaaagagagagagagagagagagagagagagagagagtaatggAGTTAATACATTTAGAATGAATGTAATGACGTGTAGCACTACTTTGGAGCAAAAAGTGGTGGTGTCTGGTATTTCTAACCAAGTTGCCAACATACTGTAAAACAGAACAAAGAGCATGTAAGATAAACACAGCATTTTGATTTTGGTGATGAAGCACCtggaaaccaaaaaacaaaaaaaaaaaaaaccaaaccaagGCTCTCCATGATTAAGACAGCTTGGATACAGGTACACACTGATCAACAAGGAAGTTTTAAAACAACAAATTATATATAAATAAGATCATAACCAGCAtgttaaattgatttttttttaaaggaaacaaACATTCTTGTTGGTTATATGATACAAAATTCTATTATTCTACATGTGAAGATGCAGAAGTTATTAGGAAAATTGTTGAGGTGATCTTATTTGTTTCGGTGCATTTTCGCCCTCTCCACAGCTATAGCACTGTACAATCATTGCTGCTTTGGTGCTGATCACATTATTTGCTTTTGCTGTCTGACCGCTATTGTGGCTCCGATTGCGACAGTAACAGGTTTTGGGGAAAGGATATTGGACTGTAAAGTCCACTGTAACTGACAATAGAAATAAGGGAAGCTACTTTTTTGTTTATCAAACACCTGTCAATTATTGAACAAATCGTAATGACAGAGGTCTATATCATTTTTGTCTTTTACCTTCAGCCCAGAGGCATACCTCAGCCTGATCTTCTTTCTTCAAGATAAGAAATGAAACCTGAACTGAATTAACAATTCTTTTTGGCTTTGGCCTTtgagattttaatttttttatttttacacaaacaATAAATAGTGCAGGGATTGAAATGCCAGACAACTCCAAAATAAATAACAGAACGCAGTGTTATGGGATTAATCTCTCAAGGTAGCGGGGCACAAACAAATAACAAAACCCATGTGTATCCTCATGTTGTGAGGTCTGCACATGAGCACCTGCTTAAAGCTGGGTCTCCTTTACCTTATTTCTATAATCCTGCTCGTGCTTTACTGCAGTCCCATAACACTAACTACGAATTATGACATTTTGCCTTGAATAATTAAAAGTTTCAAACCAGCATTTACGgtgcatccgtaaagtattcacagtgcttcgctttttccacattttgttgttacagccttattccaaaatgggtgaatatatatatattttttcctcaaaattctacccacaacaccccataatgacaatgtgagggtttttttttttgtttggtttgtttttgttgttgttgtagctgTTGCTTTACATTTATTAGTACACATTaaattttgcagaataaaatatactctgccaggataacattcagataacagtccaaatagagttaaatacactctgttatagagtgaaatcagctctaccattttGTCGAATCACATTTTTCAACCCCAATAagggtcattcacagcatgattgagttgattttacactgtgatagagtatatttatatggactgggaccaaatgttatcctgacagagtatattttactctgcaaactctactatgtaagtcccttcagcccCTGCCTTGTTgttacttggggtcaccacagcagatcctacATGACCTGCATGTTtatttagcacaggttttacaccagatgcctttcctgacacagctCACATTACAcggacaaatgtggcaggggtgaggtttgaaccgggaaccgtctgcactgaaaccaagcacagtaaccacttggccaccacccctaaaaaACCAAGAAAGCATATCACAATCAATCAcacaaggcacacacctgtctacatataaggtccaagcacaaaccaagcatgaaatcaaaggaactgtctatagacctctgagacaggattgtctcaaggcacaaatctggggaagggtacaaaaacatttctactgctttgaaggtcctaatcagcacagtggcctccatcatcatctgtaaatggaagatgtttggatccgccaggactcttcctagagctggccacctgtcttaactgagcgatcgggggagaaggaccttagtcagggaagtgaccaagaacctgatggtcactctgtcagacctccagaattcctctgtggagagaggagaaccttccagaaggacaaccatctcttcagcaatccaccaatcagacctgtatagtagagtggccagacagaagccactccttaataaaaagcacatggcagcccatctggagtttgccaaaaggcacctgaaggactctctaaccatgagaaacaaaatgctcTGGTCTGAAAATGCTCTGGTCTTGTTTGGcagaaactaggcaccatccctacagtgaagcatgatggtggcagcctcatgctgtgaggatgttttcagcagcaggaactgggagactagtcatgattgagggaaagatgaatgcagcaatgtacagagacatcctggatgaaaacctgctccagagtgctcttgacctcagactggggcgacgggtcatctttcagcaggacaatgaacctaagcacacagccaagatatcaaaggagtggcgtcaagacaactctgtgaatgtccttgagtggcccagctagagcccagacctaaatctgattgaacatctgtggagagatttgaaaatggctgtgcaccaactctccccatccaacctgatgggccttgagaggtgctgcaaagaggaataggtgtgccaagcttatggcatcatattcaagaagacttgaggctgaaattggtgccaaaggtgcatcaacaaagtactgggcgaagggtgtgaatacttatgtacatgtgatttcttagttttttatttttaataaatttgcaaaaacttaaGACAAAAaggtttttatgttgtcattatggggtgttgtgagcagaattttgagggaaaattaatttactccattttggaataaggctgtaccataacaaaatgtggaaaaagtgaagcactgtgaatactttccagatgcaccgtacacaTGGATTTGTAATTTGACTGAATCTGTTATGAACTGGGAAAAAGATATTTTCTGTtacagctacagtgtgcaggatttaggggtgttcatTAGCATAAAttaaatatagcattcataaattGCATTAACCTGCAATAACAAATTAATGTTTTTCATACGCATAGAATGAATCCTTCatattcatatctacatgggagcaggccccttcttggaggctgccatgtagcaccaccatgttgataccatagcccaaaagggacattcaGTCAGAAGAtagatgaaaaagaagtgctcctGCATACATTGTCTACTGGCTGTGAATGCAGACTATCAAGTTTGAGtttcctcatttttgtgaaatggaaaaaGTCAAGAAGTGAATGGAGCATGAATGCCCATggccaaagaagtgaaaatgtgaagggaaataaAATCGTGACTGGCAATGGCACAATGCAACCTCACCCCAAGATGATACCAaaatctacacactgtagctttaagaactCGGGGAAACCACATTGATGCTCCCATAACATACGCGAAAGCTTTTCTTCATTACTTTCTCTCCTCTTGTTCTTTCTCCAACAATTTATTGGTgctgaaagaaagaaaatgtgAAACATCTATCAGGTGAGTCAGGGCGGGGGAGATGCTGCTGGTGTCGATCTTCTTTTTTCTTCCAACTCTTTGATGCTGCTGCCAGCACATGATTTGAGGGACCACCACTGCTGtccatgtccccccccccccccccccccaggcactAATCTCCATAGCAACTGAGCAATCTGAAACAAACAGATCCTCTCATCATCAGCCTGGACCGCTCTGGTCTGGTACGGTCTCATCCAACCATCCCACATTAGAGACTATCTGGTCTGATGACCTGATGCTTTTTTCTCACATGCATGTGTGCTTCTACAGGTTTCCTAGCATGCTGCTTTGTGTTGGGCACGCCGCAACACACGTCACAGAAGAAACTGAGCCGTTGATGTGCTGTACTGCTGTAAAGGCAGACTCAGCCATGTGGCATACGTATAAGCGACAGCAGAGTCCATTTGGTTCCTGCTCACTCAACTCACTGTTGCTGCCTTGCATTAAAAGAATCTCTGATAAAAGTTGTATACCaacatgcaaaaaaacaaacacacatcaaGTTAGTCTAGGTGTAGCTGGGGGGTGGATTTGTGGTTTTAACCCCTGTTGAAATATTCCACACACAATGACCACACAATTATTCCCTGTTTTGAAAGTATACAAAACACTAAATAATGATTTTGCTTTAGTCTGTAATGGAATGATTTGAAATGCTCTGAATAgtaattaatttcaatttcagtttattttcatttatatagcgctaaatcacaacaaagtaaaagctttaaaaaacagttaCTGGATTATTT from the Thalassophryne amazonica chromosome 16, fThaAma1.1, whole genome shotgun sequence genome contains:
- the LOC117528342 gene encoding cyclin-dependent kinase 5 activator 1-like — translated: MGTVLSLSPSYRKAVLFEDSSATVGHYTAVQNSKNAKDAAAAAAKSLKRPSIISVLPWKRIVAVSAKRKGSKKLPSDGGDGGKGSSPDDHTAASANSASNSLRLKKSQSCANVSSYSSSQEPSATTTTTTTSSHLPTSKTLASVVSVAAKKNSLTGSGIQSSTAAGTPKRVIVQASTSELMRSLGEFLCRRCYRLKRLSPTDPVLWLRSVDRSLLLQGWQDQGFITPANVVFLYMLCRDVVSAEVASERELQASLLTCLYLSYSYMGNEISYPLKPFLVEAEKDAFWDRCLEIINRMSGKMLQINTDPHFFTQVFADLKNESKKEEEKTKLLIGLDR